The following proteins come from a genomic window of Halorussus halophilus:
- a CDS encoding phage NrS-1 polymerase family protein encodes MTTFPTASEIPASLHEYDQWVCWRTQARDGKQTKVPVNPHTGRYGSATDPDTWGSFEQARAYAVDGSASGLGFVFTDNDPFVGVDLDDARDPETETPTEWAESIIQNLDSYTEISPSGTGYHVLVEGNLPPGRNRRGDVELYETARFFTVTANQLDETPEEILRRTQALAGVYADHVAADHDDTDTDAGSDAGGDEDHKRVDTQESSSDGNETRSDSDSSGSTTLSDDELLSLARAASNSAKFERLWRGDTQGYDSHSEADMALACLLAFWTGGDTTRMDRLFRQSGLLRDKWDAVHYADGSTYGETTIERAVSVTTEYYSPNGEDSDDEDDQPQSNGEISHVSESSDDQGPIGDHPESAAEASLYSREQERIETIQTLEQRLRELEAENERLRDQRDAERAKRQALEENESVGGASQSGVLARLKRVFTRQSS; translated from the coding sequence ATGACGACGTTTCCAACCGCTTCCGAGATACCGGCATCGCTGCATGAGTACGACCAGTGGGTGTGCTGGCGCACCCAGGCACGGGACGGCAAACAGACGAAGGTTCCCGTGAACCCGCATACTGGCCGCTATGGGTCTGCGACAGACCCTGATACATGGGGGAGCTTCGAGCAAGCCCGTGCATACGCGGTCGATGGGTCCGCATCAGGGTTGGGCTTCGTGTTCACTGACAACGACCCGTTCGTGGGGGTTGACCTCGACGATGCACGTGACCCAGAGACAGAAACTCCGACCGAGTGGGCCGAATCGATTATCCAAAATTTGGATTCATATACGGAAATCAGTCCGTCTGGGACAGGATATCACGTCCTCGTCGAGGGGAATCTCCCTCCGGGTCGGAATCGGCGTGGGGACGTAGAACTCTACGAGACAGCACGCTTCTTTACCGTCACCGCGAATCAACTCGACGAGACTCCCGAAGAAATATTGCGCCGTACACAGGCTCTCGCTGGGGTGTACGCCGACCACGTCGCAGCCGACCACGACGACACGGATACTGATGCTGGTTCCGATGCCGGTGGCGATGAGGACCACAAGCGTGTGGACACCCAAGAGTCATCGAGCGACGGGAATGAGACGCGGTCTGATTCCGATTCTAGCGGGTCAACGACGCTCTCTGATGACGAGTTGTTGTCGTTAGCCCGGGCGGCGTCGAACAGCGCGAAGTTCGAGCGACTGTGGCGTGGTGATACGCAGGGCTACGACAGTCACTCAGAGGCGGATATGGCGTTGGCGTGCCTGCTCGCGTTCTGGACGGGCGGGGACACGACTCGTATGGATCGGCTGTTCAGGCAGTCTGGACTCCTGCGTGACAAGTGGGATGCAGTTCATTATGCCGACGGCAGTACGTATGGCGAGACGACGATCGAGCGTGCAGTGAGTGTGACGACCGAGTACTACTCACCGAACGGCGAAGACTCCGACGACGAGGATGACCAGCCGCAGTCTAACGGTGAGATAAGCCATGTGAGCGAATCGAGCGACGATCAGGGCCCAATAGGCGACCACCCTGAGTCGGCGGCTGAGGCAAGTCTGTATAGCCGTGAGCAGGAACGCATCGAGACGATTCAAACCCTCGAACAGCGACTTCGTGAACTCGAAGCCGAGAACGAACGACTGCGTGACCAACGAGACGCAGAACGCGCGAAACGGCAGGCTCTCGAAGAGAACGAGTCAGTAGGGGGCGCATCACAGTCCGGCGTCCTCGCGCGCCTCAAACGTGTCTTCACTCGGCAGTCCTCGTGA
- a CDS encoding Fic family protein — protein MRPEDFIENPPGEVETVDGIFAFSPDPLPPDLDATHELLTENGNAMYSIGQLSDLDTWLDSPEVILSPLIHREAVDSSNIETTTRLTLSDIYRREAGEKPGQTETERADIAEAQNYVEAITTGIQALREGTELDRDLLCRLHEILLQGARGEQKNPGEFRNDIVGIDKPGTPLSEARFVPTPPASIPYALRSLLQYIRSGPTYAPLIDLALIHYQFETIHPFQDGNGRLGRLLVMLALYKWDLLPGPYLYPSSYFNANRDTYLDKLLAVSRDGAWAEWVSFFVQAISEQGREAYTVARELLALRDRYREQYQGQGAVIRELIDFMIEHPYLTESQAVDVLNRSQPAVNQAIRRLWNDDILRETTGQQRNRQYEASDVLEIVEPYNP, from the coding sequence ATGCGACCCGAAGACTTTATTGAAAACCCTCCAGGCGAAGTCGAGACGGTTGACGGTATCTTCGCCTTTAGCCCAGATCCGCTCCCACCAGATCTCGACGCGACCCATGAGCTCCTGACCGAGAACGGGAACGCGATGTATTCCATAGGCCAACTCTCTGATTTGGATACGTGGCTCGATTCCCCTGAAGTCATCCTGAGTCCGCTAATTCATCGTGAAGCCGTCGACTCCTCGAATATCGAAACCACGACGCGTCTTACACTCTCGGATATCTACCGGCGCGAAGCTGGCGAAAAACCTGGCCAAACGGAGACTGAACGGGCCGACATCGCGGAGGCCCAGAACTACGTTGAGGCGATTACAACTGGAATTCAAGCTCTGCGTGAGGGAACCGAGTTAGACAGAGATCTCTTGTGCAGACTGCACGAAATATTGCTACAGGGTGCTCGTGGAGAACAAAAGAATCCCGGAGAGTTCCGAAATGATATCGTTGGCATTGACAAACCTGGGACGCCACTCAGCGAGGCCCGTTTTGTGCCGACGCCACCGGCGAGTATCCCATATGCCTTACGGAGCCTCCTACAGTATATTCGGTCGGGACCGACGTATGCTCCGCTGATTGATTTGGCATTGATTCATTACCAGTTCGAGACAATCCATCCGTTTCAGGACGGCAACGGTCGTCTTGGTCGTCTCCTCGTGATGTTGGCACTCTACAAGTGGGACCTATTACCCGGTCCTTACCTCTACCCCTCGTCGTATTTCAACGCGAACCGCGACACGTATCTCGACAAACTCCTCGCGGTAAGCCGAGACGGCGCTTGGGCCGAGTGGGTATCGTTTTTCGTCCAGGCAATCTCTGAACAGGGGCGTGAGGCCTACACAGTCGCTCGCGAACTACTGGCCCTCCGTGACCGCTACCGAGAGCAATACCAGGGGCAGGGTGCCGTCATCCGAGAACTTATCGACTTTATGATCGAACACCCGTATCTCACCGAGTCGCAGGCGGTTGATGTGCTCAACCGGTCACAACCGGCGGTCAATCAGGCGATTCGACGATTGTGGAATGACGACATCCTGCGGGAGACGACCGGCCAGCAACGGAACCGGCAATATGAAGCGTCGGATGTGCTTGAGATTGTTGAGCCATATAATCCCTAG